A single window of Saccharomyces kudriavzevii IFO 1802 strain IFO1802 genome assembly, chromosome: 16 DNA harbors:
- the UBA3 gene encoding NEDD8-activating protein UBA3 (similar to Saccharomyces cerevisiae UBA3 (YPR066W); ancestral locus Anc_3.356), producing MDCKVLVLGAGGLGCEILKNLTMLGFVTQVHIIDMDTIELTNLNRQFLFHDADIGKAKALVAAQYISSRFPRLQVVSHVQDLTTLPPSFYRDFQFIISGLDAIEPRRFINETLVKLTLESNYEICIPFIDGGTEGLKGHVKTIIPGISACWECSIDTLPSHQDTVPMCTIANNPRCIEHIVEYVSTIQYPELDIESAPDVKLLLESCYERAAQFNISTEKLSTNFILGVIKNIIPSVSTTNAMVAATCCTQMVKIYKDLIDLENDNNFTLINCSEGCFMYSFKFERLPGCPVCSFNPR from the coding sequence ATGGACTGCAAGGTATTGGTACTTGGTGCAGGTGGTCTAGGATGTGagattctgaaaaatttgacgATGTTAGGTTTTGTTACACAGGTTCATATCATAGACATGGATACCATCGAACTGACCAACCTAAACAGGCAATTCCTCTTCCATGATGCAGACATAGGTAAGGCAAAGGCTCTAGTAGCAGCCCAATATATCAGCTCAAGGTTCCCTCGATTGCAAGTCGTCTCACATGTGCAAGATCTAACCACATTGCCTCCGAGTTTCTATAGGGACTTCCAGTTTATCATTTCGGGACTGGATGCCATTGAGCCCCGCCGCTTTATCAATGAAACCCTTGTGAAGCTCACCTTGGAGTCTAATTACGAAATCTGCATCCCCTTCATAGATGGTGGAACAGAGGGTCTCAAGGGCCACGTAAAGACAATCATCCCAGGCATCAGTGCATGCTGGGAATGCTCCATCGATACTTTGCCCTCGCATCAGGATACCGTACCGATGTGTACGATCGCCAACAACCCCCGCTGCATCGAGCACATTGTGGAGTATGTCTCCACGATACAGTATCCTGAACTGGATATCGAATCTGCCCCAGATGTGAAGCTTCTACTAGAGAGTTGCTACGAAAGAGCTGCGCAATTCAATATTTCTACGGAGAAGCTATCAACAAATTTCATCTTGGGTGTAATCAAGAATATCATACCCAGCGTCAGTACTACAAACGCAATGGTAGCAGCCACATGCTGTACACAGATGGTGAAGATTTACAAGGACCTCATCGACTTGGAAAACGACAATAACTTCACTTTGATCAACTGCTCAGAGGGTTGCTTTATGTACAGTTTTAAGTTTGAGCGGTTACCCGGCTGTCCTGTCTGTTCTTTCAATCCTCGCTGA
- the ISA2 gene encoding Isa2p (similar to Saccharomyces cerevisiae ISA2 (YPR067W); ancestral locus Anc_3.357) produces the protein MQAKSMLTRLSIRLPFTTLRQFPLRCFPLQRTFYSELATKEPLIIPKRIINEAPGLNLSISERASQRLAEIYRDSKENLRISVESGGCHGFQYNLTLEPASESDEKTIARDKDKEFLNDPDGDDSKDIVYVLPENKGRVIIDNKSLDILNNTTLTYTNELIGSSFKIINGRLKSSCGCGSSFDIES, from the coding sequence ATGCAGGCTAAATCGATGTTGACCAGACTGAGCATAAGACTTCCCTTTACCACTTTACGTCAATTTCCCCTAAGATGTTTCCCCTTGCAGAGAACTTTTTACTCTGAACTGGCTACTAAGGAACCTTTAATCATACcgaaaagaataataaatgAAGCGCCTGGACTTAATTTATCGATTTCCGAAAGAGCTTCGCAGAGACTAGCTGAAATTTATCGCGAcagtaaagaaaatttgagaaTCAGCGTGGAAAGTGGCGGATGTCATGGTTTCCAATACAATTTAACTCTGGAACCCGCTTCCGAATCAGATGAGAAAACCATTGCCAGAGATAAGGACAAAGAGTTTTTAAATGATCCCGATGGTGATGATTCCAAAGACATAGTGTATGTGTTACCCGAAAATAAGGGTCGGGTAATCATTGACAATAAATCGTTAGATATCTTGAACAATACTACACTGACATATACTAATGAGTTGATTGGTTCTtcgttcaaaatcatcaatgGTAGGTTAAAGAGTAGTTGTGGTTGTGGAAGCAGCTTCGATATCGAAAGCTGA
- the SKDI16G3260 gene encoding uncharacterized protein (similar to Saccharomyces cerevisiae YPR063C; ancestral locus Anc_3.352), which yields MTLNNVARPDLCVSYKKIAAPKGLYSATPSISGVVNQSMPMAAIFLRNKFIAWFSLIQSVHYYLNTDEDIVAAQKEDKTASPMDQPPVIKLFMSLIGLCVCYMNLAFPQQIAPPSSKTKTVVEPAAEVETEAAK from the exons atgactttGAATAACGTTGCAAGACCAGACCTATGTGTTTC ATACAAGAAAATCGCAGCACCAAAAGGGCTGTACTCTGCCACGCCAAGCATATCCGGCGTTGTGAACCAATCTATGCCCATGGCCGCTATTTTCTTGAGAAACAAGTTCATCGCCTGGTTTTCCCTGATCCAAAGCGTGCACTATTACCTGAACACCGACGAAGACATCGTGGCCGCTCAAAAGGAAGACAAGACAGCTTCCCCCATGGACCAGCCTCCTGTGATCAAGCTATTCATGAGTTTGATCGGACTGTGCGTTTGCTACATGAACTTGGCTTTTCCTCAACAAATAGCCCCACCATCGTCTAAAACCAAGACGGTAGTTGAACCAGCCGCCGAAGTTGAGACTGAAGCCGCCAAATAG
- the MED1 gene encoding Med1p (similar to Saccharomyces cerevisiae MED1 (YPR070W); ancestral locus Anc_3.364): MVEADSYVETLNSMIELFKDYKPGSITLENITRLCQTLGLESFTEELSSELSRLSTASKIIVIDVDYNKKQDRIQDVKLVLASNFDNFDYFNQQEGEQEKSNILLNSLTKYPDLKSFHNNLKVLYLLDAYSHIESDSSSHNNTSDKSLDSSNTSLNNQGKLDLFKYFTELSHYIRQSFHDNSLDFKVKTNLNNQFGIYILTQEENGQEISLAKIYLDENKIDSQNRFYEYIYSQETKSWINESAENFSNGISLVMEITANAKENDCTELIWFPEDFISPELIIDTTTSASDLPASPPIIDLFSNNNYNSKIQLMNDFTTKLININKFDISNDNLDLISEILKWIEWSRIVLQKVFKLVSTPNSNTNSPGFESDHTAPFCNSMNDKNFLTSITEPILRANRHGSVVEASRRRRSSANKSKRPSVTESMMLKEEGLQQFNLHEILSEPAIEEENDEDKTKEQPVTMDCTNDLRFPGSVSNQHSEETDIVMENQSVPQGVGNDTPSEEADVKMKDVSGRTNENDLSVLQLIVSEDHIILDAVAECNLYDDIKCWKRFIEQFEDIVS, translated from the coding sequence ATGGTGGAAGCGGACTCCTATGTGGAGACTTTGAACTCCATGATTGAATTATTTAAGGATTACAAACCCGGTTCCATaactttggaaaacatAACAAGACTTTGCCAGACCTTAGGTCTAGAGTCTTTCACTGAGGAACTGAGTAGTGAACTTTCAAGATTATCGACCGCATCAAAAATCATCGTGATCGATGTTGATTATAACAAAAAGCAAGACAGAATTCAGGATGTCAAACTGGTCCTGGCATCTAATTTTGATAATTTCGACTATTTCAACCAGCAAGAGGGCgaacaggaaaaaagtaatATACTTTTGAACTCTTTAACCAAGTACCCCGATTTAAAATCTTTCCATAAcaatttgaaagttttGTACCTTTTAGATGCATACTCTCATATCGAATCAGATTCAAGCTCTCATAACAATACTTCTGACAAAAGCTTAGACTCAAGTAACACTTCTCTCAATAACCAGGGTAAATTGGATCTGTTCAAGTATTTTACAGAACTATCACACTATATTAGGCAATCTTTTCACGACAACTCTCTGGATTTTAAGGTCAAGACGAATTTAAATAATCAATTCGGAATTTATATTTTAACTCAGGAGGAGAACGGTCAGGAGATATCTTTAGCTAAAATATATCTAGACGAAAACAAGATTGATTCACAGAACAGATTTTACGAGTACATATACTCACAAGAAACTAAATCCTGGATAAATGAGTCCGCTGAGAATTTTTCTAACGGCATTTCTCTGGTCATGGAAATAACAGCAAAtgcaaaggaaaatgatTGTACAGAGTTAATTTGGTTTCCCGAAGATTTCATATCACCAGAACTGATTATAGATACAACTACAAGTGCATCAGATCTGCCTGCTTCGCCACCTATaattgatttattttcGAATAATAACTACAATAGCAAGATACAATTGATGAATGATTTTACGACGAAGTTAATCAATATTAATAAATTCGATATAAGCAATGATAACCTAGATCTAATATCTGAAATACTAAAATGGATTGAATGGTCAAGGAtagttcttcaaaaagttttcaaacTGGTTTCTACACCAAATTCGAACACGAACTCACCGGGGTTTGAATCAGACCATACAGCTCCATTCTGTAATTCAATgaatgataaaaatttcttgacGAGTATCACTGAACCGATTCTAAGGGCCAATAGGCATGGAAGTGTGGTGGAAGCATCCAGAAGAAGGCGTTCTTCCGCGAACAAAAGCAAACGTCCTAGCGTAACCGAATCGATGATGcttaaagaagaaggtcTCCAACAGTTTAATTTACATGAGATTTTATCCGAGCCTGCGatagaggaagaaaatgatgaggATAAAACCAAAGAACAGCCTGTAACAATGGATTGTACCAATGACCTCAGATTTCCTGGGTCTGTTTCCAATCAACATAGCGAAGAAACCGATATTGTGATGGAAAACCAAAGTGTGCCACAAGGTGTTGGAAATGATACACCATCAGAAGAAGCGGAcgtaaaaatgaaagacGTCAGTGGCAGGaccaatgaaaatgacttAAGCGTGTTACAGTTAATTGTGAGTGAGGATCACATTATTCTCGACGCTGTTGCTGAGTGTAACTTGTATGACGACATAAAGTGTTGGAAGAGATTTATTGAACAGTTCGAGGATATTGTCAGCTGA
- the SKDI16G3325 gene encoding uncharacterized protein (similar to Saccharomyces cerevisiae YPR071W) — protein MRDKLFINKDDTSPSLAIRLTTRAMRLLFLLKMFQYTFLEFELLFVLPNGSAKLIAYVVYSIFVSAWGFLVWAERGYRNKMNLQPSRCTKIKCSCCNSRKKHPRWFKYKNWMYFLLLYLSLVYVNYMTQLLLTGKRVVSEGIHFFLGRHGKYVTCEEISSYIWQLHIGAVLIHFKTSRLFKNYYLHNGPFEADDRSITNEKEISE, from the coding sequence ATGCGAGATAAGcttttcatcaataagGATGATACATCTCCGTCGTTAGCCATTAGGCTGACTACTAGAGCAATGCggttgctttttcttctgaaaatgtTTCAATATACATTCCTAGAATTTGAACTATTGTTTGTCCTCCCCAATGGTAGTGCGAAACTTATAGCATACGTGGTATATTCGATCTTTGTCTCCGCTTGGGGTTTTTTAGTGTGGGCAGAAAGAGGATATAGAAATAAGATGAACCTGCAGCCTTCAAGATGcacaaaaataaagtgCTCTTGCTGTAATTCAAGGAAGAAGCATCCTAGATGGTTCAAATATAAGAACTGGATGTACTTTTTACTATTATATCTTTCTCTAGTATATGTGAATTACATGACTCAATTGCTTCTTACTGGAAAAAGGGTAGTTAGTGAAGgaatacatttttttttaggaAGACATGGCAAGTACGTGACTTgtgaagaaatttcatcCTATATATGGCAGTTGCATATCGGTGCCGTGCTAATTCATTTCAAGACATCCCGtctattcaaaaattacTACTTGCATAACGGTCCTTTTGAAGCCGATGATAGAAGTATTAcgaatgaaaaagaaatcagtGAATGA
- the ROX1 gene encoding Rox1p (similar to Saccharomyces cerevisiae ROX1 (YPR065W); ancestral locus Anc_3.354) — MNPKSSTPKIPRPKNAFILFRQHYHRILIDEWTAQGVEIPHNSNISKIIGTKWKGLQPEDKAHWENLAKKEKLEHERKYPEYKYKPIRKSKKKQLLLKEIEQQQQQQQQQQQQQQQQQQQQQQQQQQQPLNNNIILMKRAHSLSPSSSISSSSSYQYQLNNDFRRLPNPSVNSPNYMASRPLNGLPLAHEKRAGDLPQLSSQLHAIPYFPATHDSTARHHFLNVAQPRANSTPQLPLISSIIENSNNQTPVTNTTTASTTAASSPNKVSSSPNSSISENNRLNGINSLNQYLPPPLLPSLQDFQLDQYQQLKQMGPTYIVKPLSHARNNLLSTTTPTHHHIPHISNQNISLHQIINANNNEVTAKTSLVSPK, encoded by the coding sequence ATGAATCCTAAATCTTCTACTCCTAAGATTCCAAGACCCAAGAACGCCTTTATCCTCTTCAGACAGCATTACCACAGAATCTTGATAGACGAATGGACCGCTCAAGGCGTGGAGATTCCACATAACTCAAACATCTCCAAGATTATCGGTACGAAATGGAAGGGGCTGCAGCCCGAAGACAAGGCTCACTGGGAGAATCTGGCCAAGAAGGAGAAGCTGGAACacgaaagaaaatatccGGAATACAAGTACAAGCCAATAAGAAAGTCTAAGAAGAAGCAGCTTTTGTTGAAGGAAATcgaacagcagcagcaacagcaacaacagcaacaacagcagcaacagcaacaacagcaacaacagcaacaacagcaacagcaacaacctctcaacaataatattattcttaTGAAAAGAGCGCATTCTCTTTCTCCATCCTCTTCTATCTCAAGCTCGAGCAGCTACCAATACCAGCTGAACAATGATTTTAGAAGGCTGCCTAACCCTTCTGTCAACTCTCCTAACTACATGGCTTCCAGGCCTTTAAACGGACTACCTTTGGCGCACGAGAAAAGAGCAGGAGATCTACCACAACTGTCTTCGCAGTTGCACGCTATCCCGTACTTTCCCGCCACACATGACTCTACGGCGAGACATCATTTCCTGAACGTTGCTCAACCAAGAGCAAATTCCACCCCTCAATTACCCTTAATCTCATCGATCATTGAGAACAGCAACAACCAAACACCGGTCACGAACACCACCACTGCGTCAACCACTGCAGCATCCTCCCCCAACAAAGTCTCCTCTTCTCCAAACTCTTCCATATCCGAGAACAACAGACTAAATGGCATTAACAGCTTGAATCAATACCTCCCTCCACCCCTATTGCCTTCTCTACAAGACTTTCAACTGGACCAGTACCAGCAGTTAAAACAAATGGGACCAACCTATATCGTTAAACCTCTTTCTCACGCGAGGAACAATCTGCTTTCCACAACCACCCCCACGCACCACCACATCCCTCatatttcaaatcaaaacatttctcttcatcaaattatAAACGCAAATAATAACGAGGTTACTGCAAAAACCAGTCTGGTATCTCcaaaataa
- the ARO7 gene encoding chorismate mutase ARO7 (similar to Saccharomyces cerevisiae ARO7 (YPR060C); ancestral locus Anc_3.349) — translation MDFTEPETVLNLKNIRDELVRMEDSIIFKFIERSHYATCPSVYKENHPGLEMPNFKGSFLDWALSNLEIAHSRIRRFESPDETPFFPDKIQKSFLPSVNYPQILAPYASEVNYNNKIKRVYIEKIIPLISKKDGDDKNNFGSVATRDIECLQSLSRRIHFGKFVAEAKFQSDIPLYTKLIEDKDVEGIMKNITNSAVEERILERLTKKAEVYGVDPTNKSGEKRITPEYLVKIYKEIVIPITKEVEVEYLMRRLEK, via the coding sequence ATGGATTTCACAGAACCAGAGACTGTtctgaatttgaagaacattAGAGATGAATTAGTGAGAATGGAAGATTCAattatcttcaaattcattgagAGATCGCATTATGCAACGTGTCCTTCAGTCtacaaagaaaaccatCCAGGTTTAGAAATgccaaatttcaaaggaTCCTTTCTTGATTGGgctctttcaaatcttgaaattgCTCATTCTCGAATAAGAAGATTCGAATCACCCGACGAGACTCCATTCTTTCCTGATAAGATTcaaaaatcatttttacCAAGCGTCAACTACCCACAAATTTTAGCACCTTACGCTTCAGAGGTCAATTATAACAATAAGATCAAAAGGGtttatattgaaaaaatcattccATTAATCTCGAAAAAGGATGGTGATGATAAGAATAACTTCGGTTCTGTTGCCACTAGAGATATCGAATGCTTGCAAAGTTTGAGCAGAAGAATTCATTTTGGCAAATTTGTTGCCGAAGCCAAATTCCAATCGGATATTCCTTTATATACTAAACTGATCGAAGATAAGGATGTTGAAGgcataatgaaaaatatcaccaATTCAgctgttgaagaaagaattttgGAAAGGCTAACCAAAAAGGCTGAAGTCTATGGTGTAGACCCCACTAACAAATCaggtgaaaaaagaattacaCCCGAATATTTAGTCAAGATTTATAAGGAGATCGTTATTCCTATCACAAAAGAGGTAGAGGTGGAATACTTGATGAGAAGGTTGGAAAAGTAG
- the FCY1 gene encoding cytosine deaminase (similar to Saccharomyces cerevisiae FCY1 (YPR062W); ancestral locus Anc_3.351), which yields MASKWDQKGMDIAYEEAALGYKEGGVPIGGCLINNKDGSVLGRGHNMRFQKGSATLHGEISTLENCGRLEGKVYKDTTLYTTLSPCDMCTGAIIMYGIPRCVVGENSNFKSDGEKYLQARGHEVVVVDDDRCKKIMRQFIDERPQDWFEDIGE from the coding sequence atggcCAGTAAATGGGACCAAAAGGGTATGGATATCGCATACGAGGAAGCTGCTTTGGGCTACAAGGAGGGCGGTGTCCCCATCGGCGGATGTCTTATCAATAACAAGGACGGAAGTGTTCTCGGCCGCGGTCATAACATGAGATTTCAAAAGGGATCTGCCACCTTACATGGCGAGATCTCTACTTTGGAAAACTGTGGGAGATTAGAAGGTAAAGTGTACAAGGATACCACTTTGTACACAACATTGTCTCCGTGCGACATGTGTACTGGTGCCATCATCATGTATGGTATTCCGCGCTGCGTGGTTGGTGAGAACTCCAACTTCAAAAGTGACGGTGAGAAATACTTGCAAGCGAGAGGTCACGAGGTGGTTGTagttgatgatgatagATGCAAGAAGATCATGAGACAGTTCATCGATGAAAGACCTCAGGACTGGTTCGAGGACATTGGTGAGTAG
- the HOS1 gene encoding histone deacetylase (similar to Saccharomyces cerevisiae HOS1 (YPR068C); ancestral locus Anc_3.362), protein MSKLVISTSVFQSHVADLLPCNNHQKSQLTHSLLNAYNLLQRFDEVLVFPYVRNIELLEFHSKGYINFLTNENLNRTLPQDIDDPVVESKWSELFELAKNWKEKVDNNLLEGFQRFISREDLYHYYQSQLRTVEKEEDSSSGDEVRTDNEMNTIGPYDLYPETKKYNLEGDCPVFSYLPMYCQVITGATLNLLDHFSPAHRLIGINWDGGRHHAFKQKANGFCYINDVVLLIQRLRKMKLNKITYVDFDLHHGDGVERAFQYSKQIQTISIHLYEPGFFPGTGSLNDARKGKSVVNIPLKHGCDDSYLDLVASKIISPLIKRHDPDVLIIECGGDGLLGDRFNEWQLTIRGLSRTIVNVMKLYPRAHIFLLGGGGYNDLLMSRFYTYLTWCVTREFSTIGQADDSSKDGPFDMCGVDDSEQFIQEHELIEMYNEENYQYWIYEMEGSSRMKTLRNDNKVEDIVELMKFYKL, encoded by the coding sequence ATGTCAAAACTGGTCATATCAACGTCAGTGTTCCAGTCTCATGTAGCAGACTTACTTCCATGCAACAACCATCAAAAATCACAATTGACACATTCGTTGTTGAACGCGTacaatcttcttcagcGCTTTGATGAAGTCCTGGTATTCCCCTATGTTAGAAATATTGAACTGCTTGAATTCCATTCCAAGGGGtatatcaattttttaaCGAATGAGAATCTGAATAGAACATTACCGCAAGATATCGATGATCCTGTAGTAGAATCCAAATGGAGTGAATTATTTGAACTGGCTAAGAATTGGAAAGAGAAAGTTGACAATAATTTATTAGAGGGATTTCAAAGGTTCATTTCAAGAGAAGATCTTTACCATTATTATCAGAGTCAGCTACGAACGGtcgagaaagaagaagatagtAGTAGTGGCGATGAAGTGCGTACAGATAATGAAATGAACACAATAGGTCCTTATGACCTCTATCCTGAAACGAAAAAGTATAATTTAGAAGGAGATTGCCCAGTTTTTTCGTACCTTCCCATGTACTGTCAAGTGATTACAGGGGCCACTTTAAACCTGCTGGATCATTTCTCACCTGCACACCGTCTCATCGGAATAAATTGGGATGGTGGAAGACATCATGCTTTTAAACAGAAGGCAAACGGTTTCTGTTACATAAATGACGTGGTATTGTTAATTCAACGGTTGCGGAAAATGAAGCTGAATAAAATCACATACGTCGATTTTGATTTGCATCATGGTGATGGTGTAGAAAGGGCTTTCCAATATTCTAAACAAATACAAACCATTTCCATACATCTTTACGAACCTGGATTTTTTCCCGGAACTGGCTCTTTGAATGATGCACGGAAAGGTAAAAGCGTCGTTAATATTCCCTTGAAGCATGGTTGTGACGACAGTTACTTGGACTTAGTCGCATCCAAGATAATTAGTCCTCTAATAAAAAGACACGATCCTGATGTACTAATAATTGAATGCGGTGGCGATGGACTCTTAGGTGATAGATTTAATGAATGGCAGCTAACGATACGAGGTCTCTCTCGAACAATCGTAAATGTCATGAAATTATATCCAAGAGCGCACATATTTCTGCTGGGAGGAGGTGGATATAACGATTTACTGATGAGCAGGTTTTATACGTACCTGACCTGGTGTGTTACGAGGGAATTCTCCACCATAGGGCAGGCCGATGATTCAAGCAAAGACGGTCCATTTGATATGTGTGGTGTTGATGACTCTGAACAATTTATACAAGAACATGAGCTTATTGAGATGtacaatgaagaaaactacCAGTATTGGATATACGAGATGGAAGGAAGTTCACGGATGAAGACGTTAAGAAATGATAATAAAGTTGAGGATATAGTTGAACTCATGAAATTTTATAAATTGTAG
- the SPE3 gene encoding spermidine synthase (similar to Saccharomyces cerevisiae SPE3 (YPR069C); ancestral locus Anc_3.363) produces MAQEITHPTIVDGWFREISDTMWPGQAMTLKVEKVLHHEKSKYQDVLIFKSTTYGNVLVLDNVIQATERDEFAYQEMIAHLALNSHPSPKKVLVIGGGDGGVLREVVKHESVVEAWLCDIDEAVIRLSKEYLPEMAASYSHPKVKTHIGDGFQFLRDYQNTFDVIITDSSDPEGPAETLFQKEYFQLLNSALTERGVITTQAESMWIHLPIIKDLKKACSEVFPVAEYSFVTIPTYPTGTIGFMVCSKDKSCNVKKPLREISDEKEEELYRYYNKRIHEASFILPTWAAKELN; encoded by the coding sequence ATGGCCCAAGAAATTACGCACCCAACAATTGTAGACGGCTGGTTCAGAGAAATTTCTGATACCATGTGGCCAGGTCAAGCCATGACCTTGAAAGTGGAGAAAGTTTTGCATCatgaaaaatccaaataTCAAGATGTTTTGATCTTCAAATCTACCACTTACGGTAACGTTTTAGTTCTAGACAATGTCATCCAAGCCACAGAACGTGATGAATTTGCCTACCAAGAAATGATTGCCCATCTTGCCTTGAACTCCCATCCAAGCCCTAAAAAGGTTCTCGTTATCGGCGGTGGTGACGGTGGCGTCTTGAGAGAAGTTGTCAAGCACGAATCTGTCGTGGAAGCCTGGTTATGCGACATAGACGAGGCCGTTATCAGGTTATCAAAGGAATACCTACCAGAGATGGCCGCCTCTTATTCTCACCCAAAGGTCAAGACACACATTGGCGATGGTTTCCAATTTTTAAGAGACTATCAAAACACTTTCGATGTAATCATTACAGACTCTTCCGATCCAGAAGGTCCAGCTGAAACTTTATTCCAAAaggaatattttcaattgttgAACAGTGCCTTGACAGAAAGGGGTGTAATCACAACTCAAGCAGAAAGCATGTGGATTCACTTGCCAATTATCAAGGATTTAAAGAAAGCTTGCTCCGAAGTATTCCCAGTCGCTGAATATTCTTTCGTTACCATTCCAACGTACCCAACAGGTACAATTGGTTTCATGGTCTGTTCCAAAGATAAGAGTTGTAACGTTAAGAAACCGTTGCGTGAAATttctgatgaaaaagaagaggaattGTACAGATACTACAATAAGAGAATTCATGAAGCTTCCTTTATTTTACCAACCTGGGCTGCCAAGGAATTGAAttga
- the JID1 gene encoding Jid1p (similar to Saccharomyces cerevisiae JID1 (YPR061C); ancestral locus Anc_3.350) translates to MLHNKLVCPVIFRRRLPCTEKFPPQVTSIAKYATVTDQNSSGKLPISDKQWPRLKDPTPYDIFGISSVDSRSTRLDKKSLKKKYHRYVKLYHPDHSDNILIFSSDTVTDSSSKSPLLLTSSEKLHRFKTISQAYDILCDPKKKIVYDTTRQGWNTPYSPSSNANTENYQYAGSYGYHSNAQYEYWNAGTWEDANSVKNNRIKENFNPWTAVGIVCGLAICIEGIALLEKIQESLSKADFAHEESELHLIQSYTNYGLDTDKFSRLRRFLWFRTWGLYKSKEDLDREAKINEEMIRKLQTTK, encoded by the coding sequence ATGTTGCACAACAAGCTCGTATGTCCGGTTATATTCAGACGGCGTTTACCATGTACAGAAAAGTTCCCCCCTCAGGTCACCTCCATCGCCAAGTATGCTACAGTGACCGATCAAAATAGTAGCGGGAAGCTGCCAATAAGTGACAAGCAATGGCCCAGGCTTAAAGATCCCACGCCTTACGATATCTTTGGCATTTCAAGTGTGGATTCTAGAAGCACTAGGCTGGACAAGAAGTCgttaaagaagaaataccATCGCTACGTCAAATTGTACCATCCTGATCATTCTGATAACATTCTGATCTTCAGCTCAGATACCGTTACCGACAGCAGTAGTAAGTCACCGCTGCTGCTAACGTCTAGCGAAAAACTGCACAGATTCAAGACCATATCGCAGGCGTATGATATTCTTTGTGACccgaagaaaaaaattgtataCGATACCACAAGACAAGGCTGGAACACACCATACTCACCATCTTCCAATGCCAATACTGAAAACTATCAATATGCGGGCTCTTACGGCTACCATTCCAACGCGCAATATGAATATTGGAATGCTGGAACTTGGGAAGATGCGAATAGTGTGAAAAATAACagaattaaagaaaacttCAACCCGTGGACTGCTGTTGGCATAGTTTGTGGCCTAGCTATATGCATCGAAGGCATTGCGCTGCTAGAGAAAATCCAGGAGTCCCTGAGCAAGGCTGATTTTGCCCACGAGGAAAGCGAATTGCATTTGATTCAGTCGTACACAAATTATGGGTTGGACACCGATAAATTTTCAAGGTTGAGGCGGTTCTTATGGTTCAGAACTTGGGGCCTCTACAAATCAAAGGAAGACCTGGATAGGGAAGCCAAGATTAATGAAGAGATGATACGCAAATTGCAAACAACGAAATGA